One Osmerus eperlanus chromosome 16, fOsmEpe2.1, whole genome shotgun sequence DNA segment encodes these proteins:
- the klhl14 gene encoding kelch-like protein 14: MSRSGDRTSTFDPTHSDTLLHGLNLLWRKQLFCDVTLTAQGQQFHCHKAVLASCSQYFRSLFSTHSLNSEGSKDQGSSGTPSSSPDDKLMASTRPINNLVLQGCSSIGLRLVLEYLYTANVTLSLDTVEEVLSVSKILNIPQITKLSVQFLNDQISVQNYKQICKIAALHGLDETKKLANKYLVEDVLLLNFEEMCAMLDALPPPVESELALFQMSVLWLEHDRDTRMHYAPDLMKRLRFALIPAPELVERVQSVDFMRSDPVCQKLLLDAMNYHLMPFRQHCRQTIASRIRSSKRLVLLVGGLPPGPDRLPSNLVQYYDDEKKTWKILTIMPYNSAHHCVVEVENFLLLLGGEDQWNPNGKHSTNFVSRYDPRFNSWIQLPPMQERRASFFACRLDKHLYVIGGRNETGYLSSVESFNLETNEWNYVSSLPQPLAAHAGAVHNGKIYISGGVHNGEYVSWLYCYDPVMDVWARKQDMNTKRAIHTLAGMSDRLYAIGGNHLKGFSHLDVMLVECYDPKGDQWNILQTPILEGRSGPGCAVLDDSIYLVGGYSWSMGAYKSSTICYSPEKGTWMELEGEVAEPLAGPACSTVILPACLPFNK; the protein is encoded by the exons ATGTCCAGATCGGGGGATAGAACATCCACCTTTGACCCAACACACAGTGACACCCTGCTGCACGGGCTCAATCTTTTATGGAGGAAACAGCTATTCTGTGATGTGACTCTGACTGCCCAGGGACAGCAGTTCCACTGCCACAAAGCAGTGCTGGCATCCTGCTCCCAGTACTTCaggtctctcttctccacacaTTCGCTCAACAGCGAGGGGAGCAAAGACCAGGGGAGCAGTGGGACCCCATCTTCCTCTCCCGATGACAAGCTCATGGCCAGCACTCGGCCCATAAACAACCTGGTTCTCCAGGGCTGCTCCTCCATTGGACTAAGGTTAGTGCTGGAGTACCTGTACACTGCCAACGTGACTCTGTCCCTGGACACTGTGGAAGAAGTTCTCTCGGTCAGCAAGATTCTCAACATCCCGCAGATCACCAAGCTCAGCGTCCAGTTCCTCAACGACCAGATCTCGGTGCAGAACTACAAGCAGATCTGCAAGATCGCGGCCCTCCACGGCCTGGATGAGACCAAGAAGCTGGCCAACAAGTACCTGGTGGAGGACGTGCTGCTGCTGAACTTTGAGGAGATGTGCGCCATGCTGGACGCTCTGCCGCCCCCCGTGGAGTCGGAGCTGGCGCTCTTCCAGATGTCGGTGCTGTGGCTGGAGCACGACAGGGACACGCGTATGCACTACGCCCCGGACCTGATGAAGAGGCTGCGGTTCGCCCTCATCCCGGCCCCTGAGCTGGTGGAGAGGGTGCAGTCAGTGGACTTCATGAGGAGTGACCCTGTGTGCCAGAAGCTGCTCTTGGATGCCATGAACTATCACCTGATGCCCTTCAGACAGCACTGCAGGCAGACCATAGCTAGCAG GATCCGTTCCAGTAAGAGGCTGGTCCTGCTGGTCGGGGGCCTGCCCCCTGGACCTGATCGGCTGCCCAGTAATCTGGTCCAGTACTACGACGACGAGAAAAAGACATGGAAGATCCTCACAA TAATGCCTTACAACAGTGCCCATCACTGTGTGGTTGAGGTGGAGAATTTCCTGCTTCTGCTCGGTGGGGAGGACCAGTGGAACCCAAACG GCAAACACAGCACTAATTTTGTCAGCCGCTACGATCCCAGATTCAATAGTTGGATACAACTTCCTCCTATGCAGGAGAG GAGAGCCAGTTTCTTCGCCTGCCGCCTGGATAAACACCTGTATGTGATTGGCGGCAGGAACGAGACGGGCTATCTCTCCAGCGTGGAGTCCTTTAACCTGGAGACTAACGAGTGGAACTATGTGTcatctctgccccagcctctggcTGCTCACGCAGGAGCAGTGCACAACGGGAAGATATACATCTCAG GAGGGGTGCACAATGGAGAGTACGTCTCCTGGCTCTACTGCTACGACCCCGTCATGGACGTGTGGGCCAGGAAACAGGACATGAACACGAAGAGGGCCATCCACACCCTGGCTGGCATGAGCGACCGCCTCTACGCCATCGGCGGCAACCACCTGAAAG GGTTCTCCCATCTGGATGTGATGTTAGTGGAGTGCTACGACCCCAAAGGAGACCAGTGGAACATCCTGCAGACGCCCATCCTGGAGGGCCGCAGTGGCCCTGGCTGTGCCGTGCTGGACGACAGCATCTACCTGGTGGGCGGCTACAGCTGGAGCATG GGAGCCTACAAGTCGTCCACCATATGTTACAGTCCAGAGAAGGGAACGTGGatggagctggaaggggaggtGGCCGAGCCCCTGGCAGGACCGGCCTGCTCCACAGTCAtactacctgcctgtctgcccttcAACAAATAG